One genomic segment of Leptospira wolbachii serovar Codice str. CDC includes these proteins:
- a CDS encoding BatD family protein, which translates to MKNSGKFVLLFSLFYLIPITKIFSSDVEFNFFPNEFSLGEHAKLEVRAHGEKSFRAMQTNIKQNGVRIRFSGSGTETQIINFKVSKSQILNFYVDTESEGTFKLPEISVEYDHKKYTSPPIQFKVSKRSKHSQNQFFNPFPIEIDEEPSDESPEVSFHTNKSVFYKGEPIVGYYVLYYNGYRQPFLERDPNQSISFPYFLSETLRQVSVQIEPEVLRKNRLKKTLVYDKEIYGLTAIKSGKFQIGKTKFISGDSLRFNSLQETVDTTPATVTVLDLPPNKPKDFTGAIGNFKLNLSNFPKNIHRGETAYFEITIEGEGGYEGITPIPQSDRKIQLISQNKSKTFRKLESGEYGFYSVVQFLYGCQIESLSKLQLTPFQFSFFSLKENQYKTLSIQFPEIAILPEKKRETENPPTKANLPKPPSIFLLVFLAVLGVLSFLGYKRYTYNRQSEEFLDMVQNFGKKRNVFLADYLEKKEISKEDSQFLVDLLGNFDIQTIEKTFHNLSKSERNKVLSLKKQLKIKE; encoded by the coding sequence ATGAAAAATTCTGGTAAATTTGTACTTCTATTCTCGCTTTTCTATCTTATTCCAATCACTAAAATTTTTTCTTCTGATGTAGAATTTAATTTTTTCCCGAATGAGTTTTCACTTGGGGAACATGCAAAACTAGAAGTGAGAGCCCACGGCGAAAAATCCTTCCGGGCTATGCAAACCAATATAAAACAAAATGGAGTTCGCATTCGATTTTCAGGGAGTGGAACAGAAACACAAATCATCAATTTTAAAGTCTCCAAATCACAAATATTAAACTTTTATGTCGATACGGAATCAGAAGGAACATTCAAACTTCCCGAAATTTCCGTAGAGTATGATCACAAAAAATATACATCACCTCCCATTCAATTTAAAGTGAGCAAAAGAAGTAAACACTCCCAAAATCAGTTCTTTAACCCATTCCCTATTGAAATCGATGAAGAACCTTCCGACGAATCTCCTGAAGTATCTTTTCATACAAATAAGTCTGTTTTTTATAAAGGAGAACCCATTGTCGGATATTATGTACTCTATTATAATGGATACAGACAACCTTTCCTAGAAAGAGATCCGAACCAATCCATCTCCTTCCCCTATTTTTTATCGGAGACTCTGAGACAAGTATCCGTACAAATTGAACCGGAAGTTCTAAGAAAGAATCGTTTAAAAAAAACATTAGTGTACGATAAAGAAATTTATGGTTTAACGGCTATTAAATCAGGGAAATTTCAAATCGGGAAAACTAAATTTATTTCCGGTGATAGCCTACGTTTCAATTCTCTACAAGAGACCGTCGATACAACTCCTGCAACAGTAACTGTACTTGACCTTCCTCCAAACAAACCCAAGGATTTCACGGGAGCCATCGGCAATTTCAAATTGAACTTATCTAATTTTCCCAAAAACATACACCGAGGGGAAACTGCCTATTTTGAAATTACGATTGAAGGTGAGGGTGGTTATGAAGGGATCACTCCTATCCCGCAGTCAGACCGAAAGATCCAACTCATCTCACAGAACAAATCCAAAACATTCCGGAAATTAGAGTCGGGAGAATACGGATTTTATTCGGTGGTCCAGTTCCTTTACGGTTGCCAAATAGAATCATTAAGCAAACTACAACTTACACCATTTCAGTTCAGTTTTTTCTCTTTGAAAGAAAACCAGTATAAAACATTATCCATTCAATTTCCAGAAATCGCGATTCTTCCCGAAAAGAAACGAGAGACTGAAAATCCACCAACAAAAGCAAACCTACCAAAACCCCCTTCCATTTTTCTTTTAGTTTTTCTTGCCGTTTTGGGTGTTCTTTCCTTTTTAGGATATAAACGTTATACATATAACAGACAGTCCGAGGAATTTCTAGATATGGTTCAAAACTTTGGGAAAAAAAGAAATGTATTCCTTGCTGACTATTTAGAAAAAAAAGAAATCTCAAAAGAAGACTCACAATTTCTCGTAGACCTACTAGGAAATTTCGACATTCAAACTATAGAAAAAACATTTCATAATCTATCCAAATCGGAAAGAAACAAAGTCTTATCATTAAAAAAACAATTAAAAATTAAGGAATAA
- the htpG gene encoding molecular chaperone HtpG, producing the protein MSAEETGKISVETENIFPIIKKWLYSEKDIFLRELVSNASDAITKLKKISLSEEFEGGNEYKIDLNFDVENRILSIEDNGVGMTTEEVKKYINQIAFSGATDFAKQYQNAENKAEIIGHFGLGFYSSFMVSKKVTIETKSYKKGQAAVLWSSESGTDFTISQITKESRGTKISLYLDSESGEYLDKWKLKELVKKYCDFLPVGIYVQGEKANREKPLWSEEPAKVSQEDYKDFYSYLFPFSGESLFHIHLNVDYPFRLQGILYFPKLTHELEASKNGIKLFCNHVFVSDNASELIPQFLTILKGTIDIPDLPLNVSRSYLQNDPLVKKISNHIIKKVADRLIEDFKKNRTKYEENWNDISLFVKYGVLTDEKFYDAMKDHLIFKNSEGGYSTTSEYWEKNKEKNQNKIFYANETEMGSVYMELLKSQGLEALLVDSKIDSHLIQHLEMKNPDWKFQRVDSEIADQIVDKDAPKDLVNEENKTESDRIQTLFQSSLPSEGVEVKVEALKSLDVPGVILLPEFMRRMSEMNSMLNRDDMKNILKSHTLMVNSKSPLVKSALQAFEGVNPEKGKKLARIIYDLSLLSAKVMDEKEVSDYTKRTTEFLQEIFSA; encoded by the coding sequence ATGTCAGCTGAAGAAACAGGAAAAATCAGTGTAGAAACCGAAAACATCTTTCCCATCATTAAAAAATGGTTATATTCAGAGAAAGATATTTTTCTAAGGGAATTGGTGTCCAATGCAAGTGATGCCATCACAAAGTTAAAAAAGATTTCCTTATCGGAAGAATTTGAAGGTGGAAACGAATACAAAATCGACTTAAACTTTGATGTCGAGAACAGGATCCTATCTATCGAAGACAATGGCGTGGGAATGACTACCGAAGAAGTCAAAAAATACATCAACCAAATTGCATTTTCTGGTGCAACTGACTTTGCAAAACAATACCAAAATGCAGAAAACAAAGCCGAAATCATTGGCCATTTCGGACTTGGATTTTATTCCTCTTTTATGGTTTCTAAAAAAGTCACAATAGAAACAAAGTCTTACAAAAAGGGCCAAGCAGCTGTTTTGTGGTCAAGTGAGTCAGGAACTGACTTTACAATCTCGCAAATTACAAAAGAATCCAGAGGAACTAAAATTTCTCTCTATTTAGATAGTGAGTCCGGCGAATATCTAGACAAATGGAAACTAAAAGAGTTAGTAAAAAAATACTGCGATTTTTTACCAGTAGGGATTTATGTGCAAGGCGAAAAAGCAAACAGGGAAAAACCATTGTGGTCAGAAGAGCCGGCAAAGGTTTCTCAAGAGGACTACAAGGATTTTTATTCCTATCTGTTCCCATTTTCTGGAGAATCTCTTTTTCATATCCATTTGAATGTAGATTATCCATTCCGATTACAAGGAATTTTGTATTTCCCCAAACTCACTCATGAACTAGAAGCCTCCAAAAATGGGATCAAACTATTTTGTAACCATGTTTTTGTCAGCGACAATGCAAGTGAGCTTATCCCACAATTTCTTACCATTCTCAAAGGAACCATCGACATTCCTGACCTTCCCTTGAATGTTTCTAGGTCTTATTTACAAAACGATCCCCTAGTAAAAAAGATCTCAAACCATATAATCAAAAAAGTTGCCGATCGCCTCATCGAAGATTTCAAAAAGAATAGAACCAAATATGAGGAAAATTGGAACGATATATCTTTGTTTGTAAAATACGGAGTCCTTACTGACGAAAAATTTTACGATGCAATGAAAGATCATCTAATCTTTAAAAATTCAGAAGGTGGATACTCTACAACTTCCGAATATTGGGAAAAGAACAAAGAGAAAAACCAAAACAAAATCTTTTATGCAAATGAAACAGAGATGGGTTCTGTTTATATGGAACTACTGAAGTCACAAGGACTCGAAGCACTTCTTGTTGATTCGAAAATTGACTCCCATCTCATCCAACACTTAGAGATGAAAAATCCAGATTGGAAATTCCAGAGAGTAGATTCTGAGATTGCAGACCAAATTGTGGACAAGGATGCTCCGAAGGATTTGGTAAATGAAGAAAACAAAACTGAATCCGACAGGATCCAAACTCTATTTCAATCCTCCTTACCGTCAGAGGGTGTAGAAGTCAAGGTGGAAGCTTTGAAGTCATTAGATGTTCCAGGAGTCATCCTTTTACCCGAGTTTATGAGACGAATGTCCGAAATGAACTCGATGTTAAATCGCGATGACATGAAAAACATTCTGAAATCACATACTCTCATGGTGAACTCAAAGTCTCCATTGGTAAAATCCGCCTTACAAGCGTTCGAAGGAGTGAATCCAGAAAAAGGAAAAAAATTGGCAAGGATCATTTATGACCTTTCCTTACTTTCCGCAAAGGTTATGGATGAAAAAGAAGTTTCGGATTATACCAAAAGAACAACAGAATTCCTCCAAGAGATTTTTTCTGCATAG